A section of the Lepidochelys kempii isolate rLepKem1 chromosome 4, rLepKem1.hap2, whole genome shotgun sequence genome encodes:
- the LOC140909940 gene encoding large ribosomal subunit protein uL14-like encodes MFKQGRGDSSGVKLHISLGLLVGAVTNCADNTGAKNLYLISVKGVKGHLNRLPAVGVGDMIMAPVKKGKPELRTKVHPAVVIWQRKSYRRKDGDNAGVIVHNKGEVKGSAITGPVAKECTDL; translated from the coding sequence ATGTTCAAGCAAGGACGTGGTGATTCGTCTGGTGTGAAACTCCATATTTCCCTCGGTCTCCTCGTGGGAGCTGTGACTAACTGTGCAGATAACACAGGTGCCAAGAACCTGTACCTCATCTCAGTGAaaggggttaaggggcacctgaATAGGCTGCCAGCTGTTGGTGTAGGCGACATGATCATGGCTCCTGTCAAGAAGGGCAAGCCTGAGCTCAGGACGAAGGTGCACCCGGCAGTGGTAATTTGGCAAAGAAAATCGTACCGGAGAAAGGATGGGGACAACGCAGGAGTGATAGTACATAACAAAGGGGAAGTGAAAGGCTCAGCAATCACAGGCCCCGTGGCTAAGGAATGCACAGATCTGTAG